A region of the Methylobacterium nodulans ORS 2060 genome:
GCCTATCCGGGCCCGCGCTTCGGGATCGCCGGCACGCGGCGGCTCGCCGGCGTCGAGGGGAGGCCCCTGATCGGGACGATCGTCAAGCCGAGCGTCGGCTTCGGCCCCGCGGAGACCGCCGCCCTCGTCGCCACCCTGTGCGCGGGCGGGATCGACTTCATCAAGGATGACGAGCTGCAGGCGGACGGGCCGCACTGCCCCTTCGATGCGCGGGTGCGCGCCGTGATGCGCGTCGTCAACGCGCATGCGGACCGCACCGGCAAGAAGGTGATGGTCGCCTTCAACCTCACCGGCGACCTCGACCAGATGCGCCGCCGGCACGACCTCCTGGTCGCGGAGGGCGCGACCTGCCTGATGGCGAGCCTGAACTCGGTCGGGCTCGTCGGGATGATCGAGCTCGGCCGCTTCAGCGCGCTGCCGATCCACGCCCACCGCAACGGCTGGGGCTATCTCTCGCGCCACCCGCTGCTCGGCTGGTCCTACGTCGCATGGCAGAAGATCTGGCGGCTCGCCGGCGCCGACCACATGCATGTCAACGGGCTCGCCAACAAGTTCGCGGAGGACGATGCGAGCGTGGTCGCCTCGGCGCGCACCTGCCTCACGCCGCTCTTTCCCGACAAGCCGTGCCTTGCCATGCCGGTCTTCTCCTCCGGCCAGTCGGTGCGGCAGGCGCCCGGTACCTATCAGGCGCTCGGCTCCACCGACCTGATCGTCACCGCGGGCGGGGGCATCATGGCCCATCCGGGCGGGCCGGCGGCGGGCGTCGCGGCCCTGCGGGAGGCCTGGGAGGCGGCCGTCGCCGGCATCCCGCTCGACGCCTATGCGCGCGAGCGCCCCAACCTCCAGAGCGCGCTCGGAGCGGCCGCGTGACCGCCCCGCGCCCCCTGCGGGACGGGCCCCTCGTCGGCTTCTACGGCGACGACCTCACCGGTTCCTCGGCCGCCATGGAGGTGCTGGCCTTCGCCGGGCTCGAGACCGTGCTGTTCCTCCAGCCCCCCTCGCCCGAGCGGCTCGGCGCCTTCGCCTCCGCCCGGGCGGTCGGCATCGCCGGCATGGCGCGCTCGCAGCCGCCGGACTGGATGGACCGCCACCTGCCGCCCGTGTTCCGGCTCCTCGCCGCGCTCGGGGCGCCGGTCTGCCACTACAACGTCTGCTCGACCTTCGATTCGGCGCCGCATGTGGGCTCGATCGGGCGCGCGGCGGAGATCGGCGCCGCCGTCCTCAATCCCACCTGGATCCCGATGGTCGTCGCCGATCCCGGGATGGGCCGCTACCAGAGCTTCGGCAACCTCTTCGCCATGGCGGGCGAGATCGGGCACCGCCTCGACCGCCATCCGACCATGGCGCGCCATCCCATCACGCCGATGAACGAGGCGGATCTCCGGCGCCACCTCGCCCGCCAGACCGCCCTGCCGATCGGCCTCGTCGACTTCGTGGCGATGAAGCGGGGCGAGGCGGAGGCGCGGCTCGCCCGCGAGCGCGAGGCGGGTGCCCGCATCGTTTCCCTCGACATGCTCGACCGCGAGACCCTGGTCGAGGCCGGGCGGCTGATCTGGGAGCGGGGCGGCGCCCCCGTCTTCGGGATCGGCTCGCAAGGGTTCGAGGCGGCCCTCGTCGCCTATTGGCGCGCGGCCGGGCTCCTCCCCGCGGCACCCACCCCGGCCCGCCCGCCCGCGGTCGCGCGGATCGCCTGCGTGTCGGGCTCGGTTTCGCCCGGCACTGCGGCCCAGATCGCCTTCGCGCTCGATCACGGCTTTGCGGGCATCCGGCTCGACGCGACGCGCGCGGTCGATGCGGCCGAATGGGAGCGCGAGACCGGGCGCGCGGCCGAGCAGGCGCTCGCCGAACTCGGGCAGGGCCGCGACCCGCTCGTCTTCACGGCCTTCGGACCCGACGACCCCGCCGTGGCGGCCCTGCGCAGGGCCGTGCGCAACGCGGGCGAGACGCCCGAGGCCGTCAACGACCGCATCGGCGCCGGGCTCGGCGCGATCCTGCACCGGGTCGTGCGGGAGGCGCGGCTCACCCGCGCGGTGATCGCGGGCGGCGACACCTCCGGCCGGGCCGCCGCCATGCTCGGCATCGACGCGCTCACGGCGCTTGCCCCCATGGCACCGGGCTCGCCGCTCTGCCGGGCCCACGGCGCGGACGGCGCGCCCGAGGGGCTGGAGGTGGCACTCAAGGGCGGCCAGGTCGGCCGCCCCGACTTCTTCCAGGCGGTCAAGCGCGGCGCCTGAGGCTCTGAAACGGGACGGACAGCACGATGAACCAAAGACTTGCCGGCAAGGTGGCCCTCGTCACGGGCAGCGCGCGCGGCATCGGGCTCGCGATAGCCCGGGCCTTCGCGCGCGAGGGGGCGTCGGTGGTGATCGCCGACGTGAACGAAGCAAGCGCCGAGGAGGCCGCGTCCGGCCTCCTCCGGGAGGGCGGGCGCGCCATGGCGGTCGCGGTCGACGTCGCCGACCCCACCTCCATCGCCGGCATGATGGAGGCGATCCTCCGCCGCCACGGGCGCCTCGACATCCTCGTCAACAATGCCGGGGTCGGGGGCAACACGCCCTTCCTGGAGACGAGCCTCGCCGACTGGAACCGCATCATCGGCATCAATCTCACGGGCGCCTTCCTGGTCGCGCAGGCCTGCGCGCGGGAGATGGTGCGGGTCGGCGGCGGCAAGATCGTCAACATCGCCTCGCTCTCCGGACAGCGGGGCGGCAACGGGCGGGCCGCCTACGGAGCGGCCAAGGCGGGGCTCGAACTCCTCACCAAGGTGATGGCCGTCGAACTCGCCGAGCACAACATCAACGTCAACAACATCGCCCCGGGCGCGATCGAAACCGAGATGGCGAAGTTCGCGCACGACGAGGCCACGCGCGCCGCCTACAACTACCTGATCCCCATGACCCGCTACGGCACGCCCGAGGAGATCGCGGACGCGGCGGTGTTCCTCTGCTCCGACGAGAGCCGCTACGTCCACGGCCACACGCTCAACGTCGACGGCGGCTTCCGGGCTGCGGGCCTGATGTTCAAGCGCGCCGCGCCCCCAGCCGCCTGAGCGGCCGTCCAACACCATAACCAGAACACGATCCGCAGGAGGAAACCATGACGATCATCCTGTCGCGGCGGCGCTTCGCGACCTTGGGCGCCACGGCGGTCATCGGGGCGGCGCTCCCCTTACGCTACGCGCGCGCCGCCGAGTTCACCTTCAAGTGGGGCACGAACGTCCCGGAGACGCACCCGCTCAACGTCCATGCCCGCAAGGCCGCCGCCGCGCTCCAGGAGGCCACCGGCGGCAGGGTCGAGCTGCAGCTCTTTCCCAACAACCAGCTCGGGGGCGACTCCGACATGTTCTCGCAGCTGCGCTCCGGCGCGCTCGAATGCTTCACGCTGTCCGGCGTCAACGTGCTCTCGACGCTCATTCCCGCGGCGGCGATCTCCGGGGTGGGCTTCGCCTTCAAGGATTATCCGACCCTGTGGAGGGCCCTCGACGGCCGGCTCGGCGAGCACCTGCGGGGCCAGATCGGCAAGGCCGGCCTCGTCGTCATGGAGAAGATCTGGGACAACGGCTTCCGGCAGATCACGACCAGCACGCGGCCGGTGGTCACGCCCGCCGACCTCAAGGGCATGAAGATCCGCGTCCCGGTCAGCGCGCTCTGGACCTCCCTGTTCAAGTCGCTCGGCGCCTCGCCGACCGGCATCAACTTCGCCGAGGTGTATTCCGCCCTGCAGACCAAGATCGTGGATGGGCAGGAGAACCCGCCGGCGATCATCTCGGCGGCGAAGCTCTACGAGGTGCAGAAGTACTGCTCGCTCACCAACCACATGTGGGACGGCTGGTGGTTCCTGATGAACCGCCGCGCGTGGGGCCAGCTCCCGCCCGACCTGCAGGAGACGTTCGCGCGCGTCGTCAATGCGGCGGCGCTCGCCGAACGCCAGGAGGTGGCGCGGCAGAACGACAGCCTGAAGACAGACCTCGCCGCCAAGGGACTGATCTTCAACGAGGTCGATCCCGCCCCCTTCCGGGAGACGCTGACGAAGTCCGGCTTCTACAAGGACTGGAAGGCGAAGTTCGGCCCGGAAGCCTGGGCGATCCTGGAGGACTCGACCGGCGAGCTCGCCTGAGCGCGCCGTGATCGGCAACGAACGAGAAGGACGCCGGATATGCCCGCCATCGCGAGCCGTTTCGCCGATCTCGACGGCGCGACCCTGCATTACCTCGATGCCGGCGAGGGCGACGCGATCGTCCTCGTGCACGGCATCCCGCAGACCTCCTACGAGTGGCGCCACGTGATGCCGCGCCTCGCCGAACGCTACCGGGTGATCGCGCCGGACCTGCGGGGCCTCGGGGATTCCTCCCGGCCGGCGACCGGCTACGACAAGAAGACGCTCGCGGACGACGTCTGGCAGCTCGTGCGCGGCCGTCTCGGAATCGAGCGCTTCTGTCTCGTCGGCCACGACTGGGGCGGGCCGGTGGCCTTCTCGCTCGCCGCCCAGCACCCGGAGGCGGTGCGCCCCTCGCCATCCTCGACGTGGTCATCCCGGGCGACGGCGCCGATTTCTCGCAGGGGGAACGGCGCTGGCATCACGCCTTCTTCCGCACCCTCGACCTGCCGGAGGCGCTCTGTGCCGGGCGCGAGGATCTGGTCGTGCGCTGGCTGTTCGACAATTACGGCCACCGGCCGACCTGCATCCCGGCGGAGGACCAGCGCGAGTACCTGCGCACCTACACGACCTTCGGGGCCTTCCGGGCCATGCTCGCCTTCTACCGTGCCCTGCCGGTGGATGCCGAGGACAACCGGGCGGTCCTCGCCCGCAACGGCAAGCTCCGGATGCCGGTGCTGGCGCTCGGCGGCGAGAAGAGCTTCGGGCGCGGGATGGAATGCATCGAGTCCCTGCGGCGCGTCGCCGAGGACGTGCGGGGCGGCGTCGTGAAGGATTGCGGGCACTGGATCCCGGAGGAGCAGCCGGAGGTGCTGTGCGACGAACTCCTCCGCTTCTTCGGCAAGGAGGCCGGCTGACGGGGCGGCCTCACGCCCGGACGGGGCCGGGCGCCGGACAGGCCCGCCGGATCTCCGCCGCCGTCGCGGGCCGGCCGCCCGCAGCTTCGACGAGTTGAACCATCTCCTCGACCAGGGCGGGGTTTCCGATCTCGGTGCCGAAAGGGGCGTCCTCGAGCCCGACCCGCACGTGCCCGCCCCGCGCGACCGCATGGGGGACGAGCGGTCTGACATCGACCCCGAGCCCCGCCACCATCCACGGGCTGCCGGCCGTCGTGCGCTCCAGAAGCTCGAGATAGGCATCGAGGGCGTAAGCAGCCGGCGGGAACCCGAAGGTGAAGCGGTCCGAGAACATGAAGCGGTAGAGCGGAGGCGGGCATCCCGGCACGGCGCGCGCCAGAGCGGCGCCGAGCCTCAGGAAGCCCGGCTCGTAGACGGCGTAGCTCGGCACGAAGCCGTGCTGCGCCGCGAGCGTCAGCCCCCGCAGCACGTGCTCGCCCGGATTGAGGTAGACCGAGCCCGGCTCGGCCCGCGCCGCCTCGTCGAAGGTCGCGAGGTTGATGGAGCCCGGATCGACCACCGCCCATTCGAGGAGGCCGCGCCGGCCGAGGCTCTCGATGGCAGCGAAGCGCATCTCCACGGCGCCGGGCCGGAAGGCATCCGCGGATTGGACGAACGGGATGGTGGGATAGACGATCACGTCCTCCACGCCGCGGATTCCCTCGATGATCGCCGCATAGGTGTCAGGGTCGTCGATCTGACGTCCCGTGGCAGGATCATAGGCGTGCACGTGAATGATCGCGGCCCCCGCCCGCGCGCAGGCGATGCCATCCGCCACGATCTCGTCCACCGCGAGCGGCATGCGCGGCTGACGTGCCCGTGTCCAGGGCCCGTTCAGCGCGGCCTCGATCCAGACCTGCATGGCGCTCCTCCCGTTCCGCAGCGACGAATGCCACAGGATCCGATCCCGACGGCCCGAGATGCTGCCGCATCAGGCCGCCACCCCCTCTCGAAGGGTCGATGCCAAGCCAGAGGCTGTGCGACCGAAACCGGAACCAACGGTCACCAGCACCTGCATGCGTTTCAGCTGCGCACCGAGACAAGATAGACTGAGCGTGACCGGGTGGCAGCATCCCGTCTGGATTATGCGTCCGCGGTTGCGGAGGCCATCGTCCGCCGGCTCGGCTTGAGAGCGAGCAGCCCTGCCCGGCATGACGCTTGGGCCCGCGCTCGTCACAGCGTCGCGCATCGCTCCTCGTGCGGCGCAGCCGATCAGATCTCACGCCGCCCGAATGGATCCGCTTCAGGCGGACGAGCAGTCATTACCGACGCACTGATGGAGTTCGCCGCCCCGCAGCAGCCGCTGCGCGATGTCGGCGGTCTGAAACGCTGCGCGCTCAGTCGGCGAATGAGCCGCAAGGTAACGCGCCACGGCAACCAGGATGTGCCGGCCCGGATCGGTGTTGCCCCATTCCCCGAACTGCCGCACACCCGCCTCCAGCATCTGGTAGGCATGGAAGCCCGCGTCCTCACGCAGCAGCCCTTGCGCGAGGGTCGCGATCAGCGCCTCCGGCGGGTGGCCGAGCGTGAGGTGGCGCGCGACCAACCGGCCTACCCTGTCGACCTGCCGATGGTGGTCGAACGTCTCCAGCAATGCCGCGCGGATCTCCCCGATGGTGTCGGGCAACTCGTCCAGCCGGTCGCCGTCCTCTCCGGGCAGCCGCGCTGGCGGCACGTTGAGGTAGCGGGCGAGGTAGACGGCCATGGCCCCGTGAAGCACCCCGCGCGCCGCCACGATCCCGCCGTCCTGCGCGGCAGCGTCGGCCCCCAGTCGCTTCAGCGCCTGGTGAATGGCGTTGGCGTAGGTGAAGACGTGCAGGACCGTCTCCCAGTCGGCATGCTCGTTCGAGGTGCCGAAATGCGCCACGCGGAGGGCTGCCGCATAGGCCAGGGAACGGCCGAGATCGGCCGGTGACGCGCCTGCGAGGATCGCCGCCTCGAGTGCCTCGAGAATGGCCCTCGCATCGTCACCTAGCAGGGCGGCGGAGAGCTCCGCATGATCGGACCAGGGCTCGGAGCGGCGGGCACGGGTGAACAGGTCGGGCAGGTCCGCAGCGGTTTTCTCGCACAGGGTGACGAGGTCGACCGGATGGCGCCAAGTGGTCGATTCGTCTGCTCCTCGCGCCGCCACCATCTGGCCGACCACGCTCGGCAGCACGGCCGACGCGTGCTCCCAGCCGATCAGATCCAGGCACTCGCAGGCCTTGTTGACGAAGTCGAGCGCGTGTCCGCTGCCCGCGAAGGCGCGATCGGTCGCCGCCGCGAACAGCAGGCTCGCGAGCGCCGCCGGCGGAGCGTCGCTGGCAATGGCGGTGAGCAGGGTGCGTTCGGCGGCCTCGCGGTGGCGCACGCCGCTCCAGTGCCGCAGCCACCGCTGCAGGGTGGCGAGGTCGGGTCGGCTCGCGAGCGGCACGCTCTCGCGGCGCGGCGCCTCACCGTCGCAATCCGCGGCGACCCGTCGGGCCCCGTGGAACAAGGCCAGGTAGGTCTCTTCCTCCGGCAGGAGCGGCAGCAGGTTGCCGAGGGCGACGAGGATGGTCGCGCCCACCCCCCAGCCATCGCGGTTGCCCACCGCAAACAGCGCGGCCTGCCGCAGGATCTCGCGCGGGGGCACCTCGGCGACGAGTTGCCCCCGGACGGCCTTGGCGATGACCAGCCCGAGGTTGTGGCGCAAGCCGTCGTCGAGCCGGCGACGCCAGTGTTGCGCCGGATCCCCGTGGCCGAAGGAGGGCCTGATCCAGACCTCGCCGTCGCGCAGCTCGACCGGACAGGTCGGCACGTCATCGGCCCACAGGTCGAACGTGCAGCCGCTCGCGAGATCGAAGTCGGCATGATGCCAATGACAGGTCAGGATGCCGTCCGCGACGCTGCCCCGGTCGAGAGGGAAGCCCATATGCGGGCAGCGATTGTCGAGCGCGAACACGCGTCCGCCGTCGTAGATCACCAGGATCGGCGAATGCCGGCCATGCACCACGAGCCGCCCCTTGGCCTTCAGCTCGGCGAGGCTGCCCGCATGCACAAAGTCCGATGACGGCACATCCATCGGCGTCGTCCTCGACCTCAGTATAGCGCAATTCGGCGGCGCAGGCGGTTTCCCTGACACTCGAGAGCGCGTGCCACCCCGAAAACCCGCGCGACTCCGATTCACCCGAGAGCGTGCAGGAGAGGCGTCGCGGGCAGCGAGGGCCTGCACAGCAGCGTCTCTCAGCTCACGAGCCGGATCGGGCCCCGCTCGGTGCGGGGTGCAGCACCGGTCATGATCGGTCGCGCCGATGACTGCAGTACCCTCAAGGGTCCCTGGAGCCCGGAAGAGAGGCCCGGCCTCAAGGATCTGTTCAACCGCCTGCTCCTCGTGCTTCCCGGGTCACGGTTGAGACGCACGTCGCGCGGCACGACTTCCTGTACCGACGCGAGGGCGTCGCCCATATCGACGTGCGGCACGCTGATCCGGCCGACATCCCGAGGGCATGCCGGCAGGTCTTCCGGAGCGTGCTCGACGGGTGGATCCCCATGAGCACGGGGCCCCTTGTCCTAGAGCCGTGCTTGTTTCGGTTGAGACGGCCACGTCTCCCAAGTCTTGCAGTCACGCTCTCCCTTGCGCCGAACCGGCCTCCACTTCGGCGGGGAGCGCTCTCGCGCGACCACCGGTCTCGGACATGATCGCCTTCATCGACGAGCACCGTCACCAGGCGTGAGGACCTCCACGTCGTTCTCAACACGGTCCCCCAGCGCCCTCGCCTGCCTCAAAAGGACTAGGAAATTTCACCCCAAATACCCCCAATTTTCCACCTTCTGGCTGTTTATTACAGTTCAGAAACATGGGCATTCTCAGAGTAAATTCGATTTGGCTCGCCTCGACATGCACGATGCTCTCTCCATATCCGAATTTTCTTTCCCGTCAGCGGCCATTATCCCGGGGAACTGGCGCGCCGAGATCACCCACGATCTTGCGTATTTGGAGGAGCCATGGACCGATCTCGAAGCACGTGCCGATGGAACTCTCTTCCAAAGCCATGCGTGGTGCCGGTCATGGATTGAAGCCAATCGTCATGCCGGCTGCCGTGTAGATTTACACGTCTTGAGCATCTGGAGCAGCGGCCGTCTCGTGCTGCTTTGGCCGTTGGTTCGGCGTCGCCTCGGTCCTTATGTCGTCCTACAAACTCTGGGCGATCCGGCCACGCAATACAGCGACGCGTTGGTCGAGCGGTGCGCAAATCGCGAGCCATGGATTGAAGCGGCCTGGAATGCTCTGACGTCCCTCGCCGGCATCGATGCCGTCCTGCTCAGGGGGGTGCGCGCCGATGCGGCCGTCGCGCCTGTGCTGGCCGCCCGGTGCGGCCACTTCGTCACGCGACGGGAGGAAGCGCCCTTCTGCGATTTCCGGCCAGATGCGCGGGGCGGCCCGGTCCGACGCCGGTCCGGGCGAACGCTCAACACGCTCCGGCGTCATCGACGCGACCTCGCCGAGCATGGCGCCGTCGTCTTCGAGATCATCGGCGACCCGGCGGGGCGCGTTGCGGCCATGCGCGAGGCATTGCGGCTCAAGCAGGCATGGCTCAGCCGCACGAACCGGATCAGCGCAGGCTATGCTCATCCTGCGAACCAATTCTTCCTCGAGACGCTCGCCACGGACCCGGACTTCTTCGCCGCCCGCATCACCGTCGGCGGTGAGACGGCTGCCGTGGAGGCCGGCATCGTCAGGAACGGCATCTACGCGTCGCTGGTCCAGAGCTACGACAGCCGCTTTGCCGAGCACGGGCCCGGCCGTCTGCTGTTCTGGCACATGGTCGAGCATGCCGCCGAGATCGGCATCGAGGTGCTCGACTTTCTCGCACCGTCGTATCCCCACAAGCGCGAATGGGCGAACGACGCGATGCCGGTCAGCGACTACGCAATCCCGCTGCGGATCTGGGGCCGGGGCGTCGTCACATACATCAAGCACATCCGGCCGCGCGCGAAAACGTGCGTAGAGCGGCTGCGCAGGTTGCGGCGCTCTCCTTGATTTCATGCGCGAGGCCGGCCCAGGCGATCGAATCGCCGCCGACCAACCGCGAAAAGAACACGACCAGTCATGCTGGCAACGTCAAGAATTATCTCAAGTTGAACTTGACGAGCCGAGCATCCGATGATTAGCCGAACCCAGCAACTTGGATGCGCGGCGCAGCTCGACTGCGCATCCGGACCTTTGCTTGCAGCTTCTGCGCTGCGCGCAGAAGGTCTGAGATGCCGCCAGTCTTCGTGGGCGTAGCCAACATGCAGTGCCGGCGACCGGGCGCACCTCTCTATTGGGACGTATCTTTCTGCGTTTCTGGCCACGATGTGACTGGCCGGCTCGTCGTTCCCGTTCCGCATGGCGTCCTCTGCGGCGAGAACATCCTGAAAGTTGCACGGAATCGCCTCCTGTTCGCAGGATCCCTTGCTGATGCGACGGCTGCGTATGCCCTGACGGACGAGCAGGTTCTCA
Encoded here:
- a CDS encoding ribulose-bisphosphate carboxylase large subunit family protein gives rise to the protein MDLHQTLPAPLRIEADYLLETVIDPRRAAEIMAGEQSSGTFVPVPGETPELKERSAARIERLDLLDDAVDAPSLPSAGTAPSARPRRARVTLSWPLDNLGPSLPNLLATVAGNLFELKPVTGLRLLDIRLPAAFAQAYPGPRFGIAGTRRLAGVEGRPLIGTIVKPSVGFGPAETAALVATLCAGGIDFIKDDELQADGPHCPFDARVRAVMRVVNAHADRTGKKVMVAFNLTGDLDQMRRRHDLLVAEGATCLMASLNSVGLVGMIELGRFSALPIHAHRNGWGYLSRHPLLGWSYVAWQKIWRLAGADHMHVNGLANKFAEDDASVVASARTCLTPLFPDKPCLAMPVFSSGQSVRQAPGTYQALGSTDLIVTAGGGIMAHPGGPAAGVAALREAWEAAVAGIPLDAYARERPNLQSALGAAA
- a CDS encoding four-carbon acid sugar kinase family protein, coding for MTAPRPLRDGPLVGFYGDDLTGSSAAMEVLAFAGLETVLFLQPPSPERLGAFASARAVGIAGMARSQPPDWMDRHLPPVFRLLAALGAPVCHYNVCSTFDSAPHVGSIGRAAEIGAAVLNPTWIPMVVADPGMGRYQSFGNLFAMAGEIGHRLDRHPTMARHPITPMNEADLRRHLARQTALPIGLVDFVAMKRGEAEARLAREREAGARIVSLDMLDRETLVEAGRLIWERGGAPVFGIGSQGFEAALVAYWRAAGLLPAAPTPARPPAVARIACVSGSVSPGTAAQIAFALDHGFAGIRLDATRAVDAAEWERETGRAAEQALAELGQGRDPLVFTAFGPDDPAVAALRRAVRNAGETPEAVNDRIGAGLGAILHRVVREARLTRAVIAGGDTSGRAAAMLGIDALTALAPMAPGSPLCRAHGADGAPEGLEVALKGGQVGRPDFFQAVKRGA
- a CDS encoding SDR family NAD(P)-dependent oxidoreductase, whose amino-acid sequence is MNQRLAGKVALVTGSARGIGLAIARAFAREGASVVIADVNEASAEEAASGLLREGGRAMAVAVDVADPTSIAGMMEAILRRHGRLDILVNNAGVGGNTPFLETSLADWNRIIGINLTGAFLVAQACAREMVRVGGGKIVNIASLSGQRGGNGRAAYGAAKAGLELLTKVMAVELAEHNINVNNIAPGAIETEMAKFAHDEATRAAYNYLIPMTRYGTPEEIADAAVFLCSDESRYVHGHTLNVDGGFRAAGLMFKRAAPPAA
- a CDS encoding TRAP transporter substrate-binding protein; amino-acid sequence: MTIILSRRRFATLGATAVIGAALPLRYARAAEFTFKWGTNVPETHPLNVHARKAAAALQEATGGRVELQLFPNNQLGGDSDMFSQLRSGALECFTLSGVNVLSTLIPAAAISGVGFAFKDYPTLWRALDGRLGEHLRGQIGKAGLVVMEKIWDNGFRQITTSTRPVVTPADLKGMKIRVPVSALWTSLFKSLGASPTGINFAEVYSALQTKIVDGQENPPAIISAAKLYEVQKYCSLTNHMWDGWWFLMNRRAWGQLPPDLQETFARVVNAAALAERQEVARQNDSLKTDLAAKGLIFNEVDPAPFRETLTKSGFYKDWKAKFGPEAWAILEDSTGELA
- a CDS encoding alpha/beta fold hydrolase; translated protein: MVIPGDGADFSQGERRWHHAFFRTLDLPEALCAGREDLVVRWLFDNYGHRPTCIPAEDQREYLRTYTTFGAFRAMLAFYRALPVDAEDNRAVLARNGKLRMPVLALGGEKSFGRGMECIESLRRVAEDVRGGVVKDCGHWIPEEQPEVLCDELLRFFGKEAG
- a CDS encoding 3-keto-5-aminohexanoate cleavage protein → MQVWIEAALNGPWTRARQPRMPLAVDEIVADGIACARAGAAIIHVHAYDPATGRQIDDPDTYAAIIEGIRGVEDVIVYPTIPFVQSADAFRPGAVEMRFAAIESLGRRGLLEWAVVDPGSINLATFDEAARAEPGSVYLNPGEHVLRGLTLAAQHGFVPSYAVYEPGFLRLGAALARAVPGCPPPLYRFMFSDRFTFGFPPAAYALDAYLELLERTTAGSPWMVAGLGVDVRPLVPHAVARGGHVRVGLEDAPFGTEIGNPALVEEMVQLVEAAGGRPATAAEIRRACPAPGPVRA
- a CDS encoding Rieske (2Fe-2S) protein; the protein is MDVPSSDFVHAGSLAELKAKGRLVVHGRHSPILVIYDGGRVFALDNRCPHMGFPLDRGSVADGILTCHWHHADFDLASGCTFDLWADDVPTCPVELRDGEVWIRPSFGHGDPAQHWRRRLDDGLRHNLGLVIAKAVRGQLVAEVPPREILRQAALFAVGNRDGWGVGATILVALGNLLPLLPEEETYLALFHGARRVAADCDGEAPRRESVPLASRPDLATLQRWLRHWSGVRHREAAERTLLTAIASDAPPAALASLLFAAATDRAFAGSGHALDFVNKACECLDLIGWEHASAVLPSVVGQMVAARGADESTTWRHPVDLVTLCEKTAADLPDLFTRARRSEPWSDHAELSAALLGDDARAILEALEAAILAGASPADLGRSLAYAAALRVAHFGTSNEHADWETVLHVFTYANAIHQALKRLGADAAAQDGGIVAARGVLHGAMAVYLARYLNVPPARLPGEDGDRLDELPDTIGEIRAALLETFDHHRQVDRVGRLVARHLTLGHPPEALIATLAQGLLREDAGFHAYQMLEAGVRQFGEWGNTDPGRHILVAVARYLAAHSPTERAAFQTADIAQRLLRGGELHQCVGNDCSSA
- a CDS encoding GNAT family N-acetyltransferase, coding for MARLDMHDALSISEFSFPSAAIIPGNWRAEITHDLAYLEEPWTDLEARADGTLFQSHAWCRSWIEANRHAGCRVDLHVLSIWSSGRLVLLWPLVRRRLGPYVVLQTLGDPATQYSDALVERCANREPWIEAAWNALTSLAGIDAVLLRGVRADAAVAPVLAARCGHFVTRREEAPFCDFRPDARGGPVRRRSGRTLNTLRRHRRDLAEHGAVVFEIIGDPAGRVAAMREALRLKQAWLSRTNRISAGYAHPANQFFLETLATDPDFFAARITVGGETAAVEAGIVRNGIYASLVQSYDSRFAEHGPGRLLFWHMVEHAAEIGIEVLDFLAPSYPHKREWANDAMPVSDYAIPLRIWGRGVVTYIKHIRPRAKTCVERLRRLRRSP